One part of the [Synechococcus] sp. NIES-970 genome encodes these proteins:
- a CDS encoding NblA-related protein: MFPTNNELSLEQQFSLRSFENQVQQMNREQALEHLVKLYEQMLSRENMYKEVIKHQWGL, translated from the coding sequence ATGTTTCCAACGAACAATGAACTTTCACTAGAACAGCAATTCAGTCTGCGTTCTTTTGAAAATCAGGTCCAACAGATGAATCGAGAGCAAGCCCTAGAGCACCTCGTGAAACTCTATGAGCAAATGCTGTCCCGCGAAAACATGTACAAGGAGGTGATCAAGCACCAATGGGGGCTGTAA
- a CDS encoding hypothetical protein (conserved hypothetical membrane protein), with product MLRSLCRKALILLTTYYAYMVEYRAELFFWVLNSSLPIILLGVWTEASQQVELPLSAIDFARYFIAVFFIRQLTLVWVIWEFEKEVSQGKLSFALLQPIDPVWRHFASHVAERFARLPFSIALVFLFFLLYPDAFWVPSVTQIFFCILTAAIAFCLRFLLQYTFAMTAFWVERASAIEQIWFLFYIFLSGYIAPLETFPPLMKEIALLTPFPYVVYFPAAILMGLPVRLVEGFIVMGVWSLIFYGLNRYFWRKGLKHYSGMGA from the coding sequence ATGTTGCGATCGCTTTGCCGAAAAGCCCTGATTTTACTGACGACCTACTACGCCTACATGGTGGAGTATCGGGCTGAATTATTTTTCTGGGTACTGAATTCCTCGCTGCCAATCATTCTCTTAGGGGTCTGGACCGAAGCCTCCCAGCAGGTGGAGTTACCCCTATCGGCGATCGACTTTGCCCGCTACTTTATCGCTGTCTTTTTTATCCGTCAACTGACCCTAGTGTGGGTCATCTGGGAATTTGAAAAAGAAGTATCCCAAGGAAAATTATCCTTCGCGCTGCTCCAACCCATCGACCCAGTCTGGCGACATTTTGCCAGCCATGTGGCTGAGCGCTTTGCCCGTCTCCCCTTTAGCATTGCCCTTGTCTTTCTCTTTTTTCTTCTCTATCCCGACGCCTTTTGGGTTCCTAGTGTCACCCAAATCTTTTTTTGTATTTTGACGGCGGCGATCGCCTTTTGTCTGCGCTTCCTCTTACAGTACACCTTCGCTATGACCGCTTTTTGGGTAGAGCGAGCGAGTGCGATCGAACAAATCTGGTTTTTGTTTTATATCTTTCTTTCTGGCTACATCGCCCCCCTCGAAACCTTTCCGCCCCTCATGAAAGAAATTGCCCTGCTGACGCCCTTTCCCTATGTGGTGTATTTTCCGGCGGCAATCCTGATGGGGCTTCCTGTCCGCCTCGTTGAAGGGTTTATCGTGATGGGAGTGTGGAGTCTCATTTTCTATGGCCTAAACCGCTACTTTTGGCGCAAAGGCCTGAAGCACTACTCCGGTATGGGAGCCTAA
- the crtB gene encoding phytoene synthase: MYSKTFYLGTLLMPKEKREAIWAIYVWCRRTDELVDGPEAVNTTPETLDQWEQDLESVFAGQPIADPDVALVDSLNRFPLDIQPFRDMIAGQRMDLYRSRYETFEDLELYCYRVAGTVGLMSGAVMGLDQNRSPAPWDCQTQSQTPTEEAIALGIANQLTNILRDVGEDRGRGRIYLPLEDLETFNYSEKELFAGVIDERWRSLMKFQIQRARHYYEIAERGIRALHPDARWPVWSALMLYQGILDVIEKNDYDVFNRRAYVPTAKKMVYLPVALLRSQVL; this comes from the coding sequence ATGTATTCTAAGACCTTCTACCTGGGCACATTGCTGATGCCCAAGGAAAAGCGCGAGGCAATTTGGGCAATTTATGTCTGGTGTCGCCGCACTGATGAGCTGGTTGACGGGCCGGAAGCGGTAAACACGACCCCAGAGACCCTAGACCAATGGGAACAGGATCTCGAATCGGTGTTTGCGGGACAGCCGATCGCCGACCCAGATGTCGCTTTGGTCGATAGCTTAAATCGATTTCCTTTAGATATTCAGCCCTTCCGGGACATGATTGCGGGCCAGCGGATGGATCTCTATCGCAGTCGCTATGAAACCTTTGAAGACTTGGAACTGTACTGCTACCGGGTTGCTGGTACTGTCGGCTTGATGTCTGGGGCAGTCATGGGACTGGATCAAAACCGCAGCCCTGCGCCTTGGGATTGTCAAACACAGTCCCAGACGCCCACCGAGGAGGCGATCGCCCTCGGCATTGCCAACCAGTTAACCAACATTCTGCGGGATGTGGGGGAAGACCGGGGGCGGGGCCGTATTTATCTGCCCCTCGAAGACCTGGAAACTTTTAATTATTCAGAGAAAGAGCTGTTTGCGGGGGTCATTGACGAACGGTGGCGATCGCTCATGAAGTTTCAGATTCAGCGTGCCCGCCATTACTATGAAATCGCCGAGCGGGGCATCCGCGCTCTCCACCCTGATGCCCGCTGGCCCGTCTGGTCAGCGTTGATGCTGTATCAAGGCATCCTTGATGTCATCGAGAAAAATGACTACGATGTTTTTAATAGACGCGCCTACGTGCCTACCGCCAAAAAAATGGTCTATCTCCCCGTTGCTCTGCTGCGCTCCCAGGTACTGTAA
- a CDS encoding putative penicillin-binding protein, with translation MTQPNSQPPKTQLGQMVTQAFNTMVHFGQHTLKPGARVPELHIEGQTQPFPLIGDRHTGGRSSSQDITIRNETVSAKHFSLSKDPHNPRHYQIHDEGSSNGIYINRRKVKHFSLRNGDVIHLAPPDLAQAARLTYRYEAPLWVKVIRYGLWGTGGFVGLLTLFLLWQWTKYPLNPLPSGVTGPVVIFAGDGETAINPVTTDSHREIQRLEEFSPYLRNGLMASEDARFYWHPGIDPIGIARAVRVALSRGSATQGASTITQQVARSLFVEVGRDKSAGRKLREIIVALKMETFFSKDEILLLYLNKVYLGVGQSGFEDAAQFYFDKSARDLDLVEAATLIAMLPAPNAFNPIVDPDKSREQRNLVIDRMHKLGMITDQEQRQAKLTPIEDRLSEEARRSLSNNAAPYFYGYVQQELTELLGEDALKLGNLYIETGLDIGMQQKAAASLKASIEQDGAQVGFSQGAIATLDSTTGEILAMVGGKDYAESQFNRAVQAKRQPGSTFKVFGYGVALEQGISPYTAFSCAPLSWQGQQYRGCERTSTTSADMFRGMAQSENAIALRIAQSVGLDQVISFAQKLGVESSLAASPGLILGESEVSVLEMAGAYATFANDGTWNKPHAIRRIFDSSDCSGETIESCYLLYDFNNRVDLHREQVISRNTARTMTGMLQGVIQGGTGSAARLGLDEAGKTGTTNRNVDLWFVGYLPSRDLVTAVWLGNDDNSPTRGGSSNAAKLWGAYMREVL, from the coding sequence ATGACCCAACCAAATTCCCAACCGCCAAAAACTCAACTGGGACAAATGGTTACCCAAGCTTTCAATACGATGGTTCATTTTGGGCAACATACGCTCAAGCCTGGTGCTCGGGTCCCAGAACTGCACATTGAAGGCCAGACACAACCTTTTCCGTTAATTGGCGATCGCCATACTGGCGGTCGCAGCTCCAGTCAGGATATTACCATCCGCAATGAAACTGTCAGTGCCAAACATTTTTCTCTCAGCAAAGATCCTCATAACCCGCGCCATTATCAGATCCATGACGAAGGATCCTCTAACGGTATCTACATCAATCGGCGTAAAGTCAAACATTTTTCTCTCCGTAACGGTGATGTGATTCACCTAGCTCCACCGGACTTAGCCCAGGCTGCTCGCTTGACCTATCGCTACGAAGCCCCTCTCTGGGTTAAAGTCATCCGCTACGGCCTGTGGGGTACTGGTGGATTTGTGGGTTTACTCACACTTTTTCTTCTTTGGCAATGGACAAAATATCCGCTGAACCCTCTGCCTTCTGGGGTGACTGGCCCTGTGGTGATCTTTGCAGGGGATGGAGAAACGGCGATTAATCCTGTCACCACCGATAGTCACCGAGAAATCCAACGACTGGAGGAATTTTCACCCTATTTAAGAAATGGATTAATGGCTTCTGAGGATGCGCGCTTTTATTGGCATCCTGGCATTGACCCGATTGGGATTGCCCGTGCCGTAAGGGTAGCTCTTTCACGGGGAAGTGCGACCCAAGGGGCGAGTACAATCACCCAACAGGTTGCCCGCAGTCTTTTTGTAGAGGTTGGGCGAGATAAAAGCGCTGGTCGAAAACTCCGCGAAATTATTGTAGCCCTGAAAATGGAGACCTTCTTTAGTAAAGATGAAATTCTCTTACTGTATCTCAATAAGGTTTATCTAGGGGTTGGCCAATCGGGCTTTGAGGATGCGGCGCAGTTCTATTTTGATAAGTCAGCTCGGGATTTAGACCTGGTGGAAGCAGCTACTTTAATTGCCATGCTCCCGGCTCCCAATGCGTTTAATCCCATCGTAGATCCGGATAAGTCACGGGAGCAGCGCAACTTAGTAATTGATCGGATGCATAAATTGGGGATGATCACGGATCAAGAACAGCGTCAGGCAAAGTTAACCCCTATTGAAGATCGTTTGAGTGAAGAAGCGCGCCGTTCTTTATCAAATAATGCAGCGCCTTATTTTTATGGTTATGTTCAACAGGAATTAACGGAATTATTAGGAGAAGATGCTCTCAAGTTGGGAAATCTGTATATTGAGACGGGTCTAGATATTGGGATGCAACAAAAGGCGGCGGCATCTTTAAAAGCGTCTATTGAGCAAGATGGAGCTCAGGTGGGATTTTCCCAGGGGGCGATCGCCACCCTCGACAGCACAACGGGAGAAATTTTAGCCATGGTGGGCGGCAAAGATTATGCCGAAAGTCAATTTAACCGTGCCGTCCAGGCCAAGCGTCAACCCGGCTCAACCTTTAAGGTCTTTGGCTATGGGGTTGCGCTGGAACAGGGAATCTCTCCTTATACCGCTTTTTCCTGTGCTCCCCTCAGCTGGCAAGGCCAACAATATCGCGGCTGTGAACGCACCAGTACAACCAGCGCCGATATGTTCCGGGGGATGGCTCAATCGGAAAATGCGATCGCCTTGCGCATCGCCCAATCTGTAGGGTTAGATCAAGTGATTAGCTTTGCCCAAAAACTCGGCGTCGAATCATCTCTAGCCGCCTCTCCCGGTTTGATTTTGGGAGAAAGTGAAGTCTCTGTCCTAGAAATGGCTGGTGCCTATGCCACCTTTGCCAATGACGGCACCTGGAACAAGCCCCATGCCATTCGGCGCATTTTTGATAGTAGCGACTGTAGCGGCGAAACCATCGAAAGCTGCTACCTCCTTTACGACTTCAACAATCGCGTCGACCTCCACCGAGAACAAGTCATTAGTCGCAATACTGCCCGCACCATGACAGGTATGCTCCAGGGCGTTATCCAAGGGGGGACTGGCTCGGCAGCACGCCTTGGGCTCGATGAAGCCGGAAAAACAGGCACAACCAATCGTAATGTCGATCTTTGGTTTGTCGGCTATCTTCCCTCCCGGGACCTCGTCACAGCCGTTTGGCTTGGGAACGACGACAATAGCCCCACCCGTGGCGGCAGTAGCAATGCAGCCAAACTCTGGGGCGCTTACATGCGTGAAGTCCTTTGA
- a CDS encoding receiver domain response regulatory protein codes for MATVLIVEDDPINVRVFSTILRKRGNFEVICSEDVTEIITLVATGKVDVVMMDVSLTASMYQGELVDGIRITQILRANPETQDIPIILVTAHAMQGDRETFLAKSGADGYISKPVVDYDDFLGQIRRLLKA; via the coding sequence ATGGCAACGGTATTAATAGTTGAAGATGACCCGATTAATGTACGTGTTTTTAGCACGATTTTACGCAAACGGGGCAATTTTGAGGTGATCTGCTCTGAGGATGTGACAGAAATTATCACCCTTGTGGCGACCGGGAAAGTTGATGTGGTCATGATGGACGTCTCTCTGACGGCCAGTATGTATCAGGGGGAACTGGTGGACGGGATTCGGATTACCCAAATCCTTAGGGCGAATCCTGAAACCCAAGATATTCCGATAATTCTTGTCACAGCCCATGCGATGCAAGGCGATCGCGAAACTTTCCTGGCTAAAAGTGGGGCAGACGGTTATATCTCTAAGCCCGTCGTGGACTACGATGATTTCCTGGGGCAAATTCGTCGGCTGCTCAAGGCTTAG
- the apcA gene encoding allophycocyanin alpha subunit: MSIVTKSIVNADAEARYLSPGELDRIKAFVTSGESRLRIAETLTGSRERIIKAAGDALFQKRPDVVSPGGNAYGEEMTATCLRDMDYYLRLITYGVVAGDVTPIEEIGLVGVREMYKSLGTPVDAVAQSVREMKAVATGMMSGDDAAEAGAYFDYVIGAME; encoded by the coding sequence ATGAGTATCGTCACGAAATCCATCGTGAATGCCGACGCTGAAGCTCGTTACCTCAGCCCCGGTGAACTCGATCGCATCAAAGCTTTTGTTACTTCTGGTGAAAGCCGTCTTCGGATTGCTGAAACCCTCACTGGTTCTCGCGAGCGCATCATCAAAGCAGCTGGCGACGCCCTGTTCCAAAAGCGCCCTGACGTTGTTTCTCCCGGTGGTAACGCTTACGGCGAAGAAATGACCGCAACCTGTCTCCGTGACATGGACTACTATCTCCGCCTGATCACCTATGGTGTCGTTGCTGGTGATGTAACTCCTATCGAAGAAATCGGTCTTGTTGGCGTTCGCGAAATGTACAAGTCTTTGGGAACTCCCGTAGACGCAGTTGCCCAGTCAGTTCGTGAGATGAAAGCTGTTGCGACTGGCATGATGTCTGGCGACGATGCAGCTGAAGCTGGTGCTTACTTTGACTATGTCATCGGAGCGATGGAGTAA
- the apcC gene encoding allophycocyanin-associated phycobilisome 7.8-kDa core-linker polypeptide: MRMFKITACVPSQSRIRTQRELQNTYFTKLVPYDNWFREQQRIMKMGGKIVKVQLATGKPGTNTGLT; this comes from the coding sequence ATGCGGATGTTTAAAATCACAGCCTGTGTACCGAGCCAAAGCCGAATTCGGACACAGCGGGAATTACAAAACACTTATTTCACTAAGCTCGTCCCCTATGACAACTGGTTCCGCGAGCAGCAGCGCATCATGAAAATGGGTGGCAAAATTGTCAAGGTGCAGCTTGCAACTGGAAAGCCTGGTACCAACACTGGTTTGACTTAG
- the crtP gene encoding phytoene dehydrogenase, with protein MRVAIAGAGLAGLSCAKYLVDAGHTPIVLERRDVLGGKVAAWQDEDGDWYETGLHIFFGAYPNMLQLFKELDIEDRLQWKEHTMIFNQPDAPGTYSRFDFPDLPAPINGVFAILRNNDMLTWEEKIKFGIGLIPAMVQGQKYVEDMDKYSWSEWMKKQGIPERVEKEVFIAMSKALNFINPDEISATILLTALNRFLQEKNGSKMAFLDGSPTERLCQPIVDYITERGGEVHLNRPLKEIQLNEDGSVKGFLLRGLNGAEDEFFTADAYVSAMPVDPLKVMLPQPWKEQEFFKKLDGLEGVPVINLHMWFDRKLTEVDHLLFSRSPLLSVYADMSNTCRGYYSDKSMLELVLAPAKDWISKSDEEIIAATMAELEKLFPDDFTGDNQTKLLKYHVVKTPRSVYKSVPGCQDFRPSQDTPIPNFFLTGDYTMQRYLASMEGAVLSGKLTAQAVAKAAETTLADQATTVSIAA; from the coding sequence ATGCGAGTTGCGATCGCCGGAGCCGGATTAGCAGGTTTGTCCTGTGCCAAATACCTTGTGGATGCGGGGCATACGCCCATTGTCCTCGAAAGACGAGACGTCCTCGGCGGTAAGGTAGCCGCATGGCAAGACGAAGATGGCGACTGGTATGAAACTGGTTTGCACATTTTTTTTGGGGCCTATCCCAATATGTTGCAGCTCTTCAAAGAACTCGACATTGAAGATCGACTCCAATGGAAAGAGCACACAATGATCTTCAATCAGCCCGATGCCCCCGGCACTTACTCTCGCTTTGATTTCCCCGACTTGCCCGCCCCCATCAACGGCGTCTTCGCGATTCTCCGCAACAACGACATGCTCACCTGGGAAGAAAAGATCAAGTTTGGGATTGGCCTCATCCCAGCGATGGTCCAGGGGCAAAAATACGTCGAAGACATGGACAAATACTCCTGGTCCGAATGGATGAAAAAACAGGGTATCCCCGAGCGCGTTGAAAAAGAAGTCTTTATTGCCATGTCCAAGGCATTGAATTTCATTAACCCTGATGAAATCTCCGCCACAATCCTTCTCACAGCCCTCAACCGCTTCCTCCAGGAAAAGAACGGCTCCAAGATGGCTTTCCTTGATGGCTCTCCCACCGAGCGACTCTGCCAGCCGATTGTGGACTACATTACCGAGCGGGGTGGCGAAGTCCATCTCAATCGACCTTTAAAAGAAATTCAACTCAACGAAGACGGTTCTGTGAAAGGTTTTCTCCTACGCGGCTTGAATGGCGCAGAAGATGAATTTTTCACAGCTGATGCTTACGTTTCAGCGATGCCCGTCGATCCCCTCAAGGTGATGCTGCCTCAACCTTGGAAAGAACAGGAATTCTTCAAAAAGCTCGATGGCTTAGAGGGAGTCCCGGTGATCAACTTGCACATGTGGTTTGACCGCAAACTGACCGAGGTTGATCACCTCCTATTCTCGCGGTCGCCCCTGTTGAGTGTTTATGCTGACATGAGCAATACCTGCCGGGGTTATTACAGCGATAAATCCATGCTCGAGCTGGTACTAGCACCGGCCAAAGACTGGATTAGTAAATCTGACGAAGAGATCATCGCCGCCACCATGGCAGAACTTGAAAAACTCTTCCCCGACGATTTCACAGGAGATAACCAAACTAAACTTCTCAAGTACCATGTGGTCAAAACTCCCCGTTCTGTCTACAAATCCGTCCCAGGCTGCCAAGACTTCCGTCCTTCCCAGGACACCCCCATCCCCAACTTTTTTCTGACTGGGGACTACACAATGCAGCGCTACCTCGCCAGCATGGAAGGAGCCGTACTATCCGGGAAACTCACTGCCCAAGCCGTCGCCAAGGCTGCCGAAACGACCCTTGCTGACCAGGCCACCACTGTTTCCATTGCCGCATAA
- the apcB gene encoding allophycocyanin, beta subunit, with translation MQDAITSVINSADVQGKYLDGSAMDKLKAYFTTGALRVRAASTISANAAAIVKEAVAKSLLYSDVTRPGGNMYTTRRYAACIRDLDYYLRYATYAMLAGDPSILDERVLNGLKETYNSLGVPVGSTVQAIQAMKEVTAGLVGADAGREMGVYFDYICSGLS, from the coding sequence ATGCAAGACGCAATTACTTCTGTAATCAACTCTGCTGACGTCCAAGGTAAATACCTTGATGGCAGTGCAATGGATAAGCTCAAAGCTTATTTCACAACTGGTGCTCTCCGTGTTCGTGCCGCTAGCACCATCAGTGCTAACGCTGCAGCGATCGTCAAAGAAGCGGTTGCTAAGTCCCTGTTGTACTCCGACGTAACCCGTCCTGGTGGAAACATGTACACCACTCGTCGTTACGCTGCTTGTATCCGTGACCTCGACTACTATCTCCGCTACGCAACCTACGCAATGCTTGCTGGCGATCCTTCCATTCTCGATGAGCGTGTACTCAACGGTTTGAAAGAAACTTACAACTCCCTCGGTGTACCCGTTGGTTCTACCGTTCAAGCAATCCAAGCAATGAAAGAAGTCACTGCTGGTCTTGTCGGTGCCGATGCTGGCCGCGAAATGGGTGTTTACTTCGACTACATCTGCTCTGGCTTAAGCTAA
- the gvrA gene encoding DNA topoisomerase chain A has protein sequence MAQQLDLLQSGNIIPTALHVEMEQSYLEYAMSVIVGRALPDVRDGLKPVHRRILYAMYELGLSPDRPYRKCARVVGDVLGKYHPHGDQSVYDALVRLVQDFSTRYPLLAGHGNFGSIDNDPPAAMRYTETRLSPIGFEAMLDQIGEETVDFTDNFDGSQQEPVVLPVQLPILLLNGSSGIAVGMATNMPPHNLGEVVDGLIALIDHPEIAEEKLWDMIPAPDFPTGGEIVDLEGVRETYRTGRGIIPMRGIVHLEVLQVGKKRKRDVNALVVTELPYQVNKAGWIEKLADLVNDGKIVGISDIRDESDRQGMRVVIELKRDAEPEKLLKVLYKKTALQSNFGAILLSLVDNQPRQLSLKEILQAFLKFREETLTRQYRHELTQKETRQHSVDGLLLALNNLDVVIEILRHAADGTTAKRQFQSELGLSEDQADAILGMPMRRLTGLERQKLEQESQELAGEIAKLHQLLGDRHELFKALKRELRSLKRKFADPRRTRLPDLKMAKPQPVSPHTTPETQPEALPKKQRQPRKEAEATLTLLPQLTATSHVAITASGEVYWGNDDAGLLAEEPSIFKAQLGKKDNLIVCTDQGKAFPVAIADLPYQEQRDKPQLVDLLPDHALRDNHRPITQFLLPDNLGTYDLLLLTAQGRIKRLPAIELEGFTSRGLSLIKLKDKDSLKFACFVQPGDRVAIAVSSGRVLYLPVNDQEIPVMGRTSQGNQGLRLRFSEKIVACIPCQRESEIYLLSEEGYGKRLAAHSLRLGKQGDMGNHVMRFESKTDLLLSLFVAGEQDALLVKDSQGKLESVALTKFPLAEKDSPGQKVLKLAGGDRLTICHLSGI, from the coding sequence ATGGCACAACAACTCGATCTACTCCAGTCCGGCAACATCATTCCAACCGCTCTCCATGTGGAAATGGAACAGTCCTACCTGGAATATGCGATGAGCGTTATTGTCGGTCGAGCCTTACCAGACGTGCGAGATGGCTTAAAACCTGTACATCGGCGAATTTTGTATGCAATGTATGAGCTGGGTCTGAGTCCAGATCGACCCTACCGAAAATGCGCTCGGGTAGTGGGGGATGTCCTCGGGAAATATCACCCCCATGGTGATCAGTCTGTTTACGATGCCCTCGTGCGCTTGGTTCAGGATTTTTCGACCCGCTATCCCCTCTTAGCTGGCCATGGCAATTTTGGCTCTATTGATAATGATCCGCCAGCGGCGATGCGCTACACCGAAACGCGATTGTCTCCCATTGGTTTCGAGGCGATGCTTGACCAAATCGGGGAAGAGACAGTTGATTTTACCGACAATTTTGACGGTTCCCAACAGGAACCAGTGGTCTTACCTGTACAATTGCCGATTTTATTACTCAATGGCTCTTCTGGTATCGCCGTGGGGATGGCAACCAATATGCCACCCCATAATCTAGGCGAAGTGGTAGATGGCCTGATCGCTTTGATTGACCATCCCGAAATTGCAGAGGAAAAGCTCTGGGATATGATTCCTGCGCCGGATTTTCCGACAGGGGGCGAAATTGTTGACCTGGAGGGGGTGCGAGAAACCTACCGCACTGGGCGCGGCATTATCCCAATGCGGGGGATTGTCCATTTAGAAGTGCTCCAGGTGGGCAAGAAGCGGAAACGGGATGTGAATGCTCTAGTAGTCACAGAGCTGCCCTACCAGGTGAATAAGGCGGGCTGGATTGAGAAGCTGGCAGATTTGGTGAATGATGGCAAAATTGTCGGCATTTCGGATATTCGTGATGAGAGCGATCGCCAAGGCATGCGGGTGGTCATCGAGCTCAAGCGGGATGCAGAACCAGAGAAACTGCTAAAAGTGCTCTACAAAAAAACAGCATTGCAGTCAAATTTTGGGGCAATTTTGCTGTCATTAGTGGACAATCAGCCCCGCCAGCTATCTTTAAAGGAAATTTTGCAAGCATTTCTCAAATTCCGAGAAGAAACCCTAACACGTCAATACCGGCACGAACTGACCCAAAAGGAAACCCGTCAACATTCGGTGGATGGCCTGTTACTCGCCCTCAACAATTTAGATGTAGTCATTGAGATTTTGCGTCATGCGGCGGATGGCACAACAGCGAAGCGGCAGTTTCAGAGTGAGCTGGGCCTCAGTGAAGATCAAGCCGATGCAATCTTAGGGATGCCGATGCGACGGTTAACGGGCCTGGAGCGTCAAAAGCTAGAACAGGAGTCGCAGGAACTGGCAGGCGAGATTGCAAAATTGCATCAATTGTTGGGCGATCGCCACGAATTATTTAAAGCCCTAAAGCGAGAATTGCGCAGCCTCAAGCGTAAATTTGCCGACCCCCGCCGCACCCGTTTGCCCGATCTGAAAATGGCGAAGCCGCAACCCGTTTCCCCCCATACCACCCCAGAGACCCAACCAGAAGCGCTTCCTAAAAAACAACGACAGCCCCGCAAGGAGGCAGAAGCCACTCTGACTCTCTTGCCCCAACTCACGGCAACCTCCCATGTGGCGATTACCGCCTCGGGGGAAGTTTATTGGGGGAATGATGATGCTGGGCTTTTGGCTGAGGAACCGAGTATTTTCAAAGCTCAATTGGGCAAAAAAGATAATTTAATTGTTTGCACTGACCAAGGAAAAGCCTTTCCGGTGGCGATCGCCGATTTACCCTACCAAGAGCAGCGAGACAAACCCCAATTAGTCGATTTATTACCAGATCATGCCCTACGGGATAATCACCGACCCATCACCCAATTTTTACTGCCGGATAATTTAGGGACCTATGATTTGCTACTCCTCACAGCCCAGGGACGCATTAAGCGTCTCCCCGCCATAGAGTTAGAGGGATTCACCAGTCGTGGGTTGAGCCTAATTAAGCTCAAGGACAAAGACAGTCTCAAATTTGCCTGTTTTGTCCAGCCAGGCGATCGCGTGGCGATCGCCGTCAGCAGTGGCCGGGTTTTATATCTCCCTGTCAATGACCAAGAAATCCCTGTGATGGGTCGCACTTCCCAAGGCAATCAGGGGCTGCGACTACGTTTCAGCGAAAAAATTGTCGCCTGTATCCCCTGTCAGCGGGAAAGTGAAATTTATCTCCTTTCCGAAGAAGGCTATGGCAAAAGATTAGCGGCCCATAGCTTGAGGCTCGGCAAACAAGGGGATATGGGCAACCATGTAATGCGCTTTGAATCAAAAACAGATTTATTGCTGAGCTTGTTTGTTGCTGGGGAACAGGACGCGCTGCTGGTCAAAGATTCCCAGGGCAAGCTTGAATCAGTTGCCTTAACTAAATTCCCGTTGGCAGAAAAGGATAGCCCCGGCCAAAAGGTGCTGAAATTAGCGGGGGGCGATCGCCTCACTATTTGTCATCTCAGTGGGATCTAA
- a CDS encoding universal stress protein family domain protein has protein sequence MFHSALICTDFSDGLDRLTERITDLVQGGLSRIVFFHSVPLWTEGNIPRIDKEKVAAAQTQLSKALIQVPPGVDVKVEVVSGNALDNIPQVIERYQCDVILMGTPIKSLLQEKMFGSTSMGLMKSKKKPVMILRPQVVSTYTREELALRCQHLWRYLLLPYNGSDEAKYLVKQIKNLVQEAPEGAIACCLLLSVLDDGGVQRMQIDYLQREAETNLAAVKAELESIGLQVQTAVKIGNPLTETLKVAAQEDISAIAIASKPRNQLLELTVHSYASDLLHRSWFPTLFFPI, from the coding sequence ATGTTCCACAGCGCCCTAATCTGTACCGATTTTTCCGATGGTCTAGATCGCCTTACTGAACGCATTACAGACCTGGTACAGGGAGGTCTCTCCCGGATTGTTTTCTTTCATAGCGTACCCCTGTGGACAGAAGGCAATATCCCTCGCATTGACAAAGAAAAGGTGGCTGCAGCGCAAACCCAGCTTTCTAAAGCATTAATCCAAGTACCTCCTGGGGTGGATGTAAAGGTAGAGGTAGTTTCTGGAAATGCCCTGGATAATATTCCCCAGGTGATTGAACGTTACCAGTGTGATGTGATTTTAATGGGGACGCCGATTAAGAGCTTACTCCAAGAAAAAATGTTTGGCAGTACCAGCATGGGTTTAATGAAATCCAAGAAGAAGCCAGTCATGATCCTCCGTCCTCAGGTAGTCTCGACTTACACCCGTGAAGAGTTAGCGCTCCGTTGCCAACATTTATGGCGATATCTCCTGCTTCCCTACAATGGCAGTGATGAGGCGAAATATTTGGTAAAGCAGATTAAAAACCTTGTGCAAGAAGCGCCGGAAGGGGCGATCGCCTGTTGTCTCCTCCTGTCGGTTCTTGATGACGGGGGCGTCCAGCGGATGCAGATTGATTATCTCCAGCGAGAAGCAGAAACAAACTTAGCGGCGGTCAAAGCAGAATTAGAGAGCATCGGTTTGCAAGTACAAACGGCCGTTAAAATTGGCAACCCACTCACCGAAACCCTTAAAGTAGCTGCCCAAGAGGATATTAGTGCGATCGCCATTGCCAGCAAACCACGCAACCAACTTTTAGAATTGACAGTACATAGCTATGCCAGTGATTTATTGCATCGCAGTTGGTTCCCGACCCTCTTTTTCCCAATCTAG